The Pseudomonadota bacterium genome includes a window with the following:
- a CDS encoding UbiH/UbiF/VisC/COQ6 family ubiquinone biosynthesis hydroxylase: MGIGGRDAKPSCDVIIVGAGMVGAALACALGRLELDVIVLEDRPPPPYDPAAPLDIRVSAISVASERVFTRLGVWETLPAQRLCPYSRMFVWEDDGSIRFDAAEVPWSHLGTIVENSLLQAFTLARLRDFPNVQLRSPARAAALHAHRDCAELELAGGERLTTRLVIGADGTHSPLREMAGIPTYGYSYNQSAIVCAIDTEKPHQYTAWQHFLPDGPLAFLPLADGRCSVVWSNTTDAAQRILEMDDPAFLRVIEDASGGILGGMKACGPRASFPLRFRHAASYVGPRMALIGDAAHTIHPLAGQGANLGFMDVAALVESISRALKRGQDLADPAVLSRFQRWRRGDNLLMSGVVGGFKSLFGAANPMLHFARNKGMGTLNQMTPLKRLVVERAIGLRGDLQGLARP; the protein is encoded by the coding sequence ATGGGGATCGGGGGTCGCGACGCCAAGCCCAGTTGCGATGTCATCATCGTGGGCGCGGGAATGGTGGGGGCTGCATTGGCCTGTGCGTTGGGGCGCTTGGAACTGGACGTGATCGTTCTCGAGGATCGCCCGCCGCCCCCCTACGATCCGGCAGCGCCTCTGGATATTCGGGTTTCGGCCATTTCGGTTGCCAGCGAACGGGTATTCACCCGGTTGGGCGTTTGGGAAACGCTTCCCGCGCAACGACTGTGTCCCTACTCGCGTATGTTTGTCTGGGAAGACGATGGATCGATCCGGTTTGATGCGGCGGAAGTCCCCTGGTCCCACCTTGGTACCATTGTCGAAAACAGTTTGCTGCAAGCGTTTACCTTGGCTCGTCTGCGGGACTTTCCGAATGTTCAGCTGCGCAGCCCGGCGCGGGCTGCAGCGCTCCATGCGCATCGCGATTGCGCGGAGCTCGAGCTGGCGGGCGGTGAACGTCTGACAACCCGTTTGGTGATTGGAGCCGACGGAACGCATTCTCCGCTGCGGGAGATGGCCGGTATTCCCACTTACGGCTACAGCTACAATCAAAGCGCCATCGTTTGTGCCATTGATACCGAAAAACCGCACCAGTACACTGCATGGCAACATTTCTTGCCCGACGGGCCGTTGGCTTTCCTGCCGCTAGCGGACGGTCGCTGCTCGGTGGTTTGGTCCAATACCACCGACGCCGCGCAACGCATACTCGAGATGGACGACCCGGCCTTCCTCCGGGTTATCGAGGATGCCAGCGGTGGCATCCTGGGCGGGATGAAAGCATGTGGTCCGCGGGCGAGCTTTCCGCTTCGTTTTCGTCACGCAGCGAGTTATGTCGGTCCGCGAATGGCATTGATCGGTGATGCGGCGCACACCATTCACCCACTGGCGGGTCAGGGTGCAAACCTTGGGTTCATGGACGTTGCGGCTTTGGTTGAATCCATATCGCGGGCGCTTAAGCGAGGGCAGGATTTGGCAGACCCGGCTGTGCTATCACGTTTTCAGCGGTGGCGGCGAGGCGATAATCTACTGATGTCGGGTGTGGTCGGCGGGTTTAAATCGCTGTTCGGTGCAGCCAATCCGATGTTGCATTTTGCCCGCAACAAAGGGATGGGAACGCTGAATCAAATGACGCCTTTAAAGCGTCTCGTTGTCGAGCGCGCCATTGGCCTTCGCGGAGATTTGCAGGGACTTGCGCGACCGTGA
- the gcvT gene encoding glycine cleavage system aminomethyltransferase GcvT, whose amino-acid sequence MGNRTALYEAHVALGAKMVDFGGWDMPLHYGSQINEHHQVRKAAGVFDVSHMAVVDVEGGEAETFLRRLLANDVARLRLPGKALYSCMLNAQGGVADDLIVYFRGAGRYRLVVNAATRDTDLSWMAEHAEGFEVKLTPRDELAMLAVQGPQAVGRLMQVLPPEICSRASELEPFFSLEADDLFISRTGYTGEDGFEIILPADGSKALWERLLSAGYAPCGLGARDTLRLEAGMNLYGCDMDQKTTPLESGLAWTIAWDPETRDFIGRSALERSARTLKQVGLILEGRGVLRSHQRVVVPDIGDGEITSGTYSPTLKRAIALARVPVETGHRCLVEMRGKLLPARVVKPPFVRHGKIRVAWDS is encoded by the coding sequence TTGGGGAATCGAACGGCGCTCTATGAAGCCCACGTGGCTTTGGGCGCGAAGATGGTGGATTTCGGCGGCTGGGATATGCCGCTGCACTACGGCAGTCAGATCAATGAGCATCACCAGGTCCGTAAGGCTGCCGGCGTGTTTGACGTGTCTCACATGGCCGTGGTCGATGTGGAAGGCGGGGAAGCCGAGACGTTTCTGCGTCGTTTGTTGGCGAACGACGTAGCGCGACTCCGCTTGCCGGGTAAAGCCTTGTACAGTTGCATGTTGAACGCGCAGGGTGGCGTGGCCGACGATCTGATCGTCTACTTCCGGGGTGCCGGGCGTTATCGCTTAGTGGTTAACGCAGCGACGCGTGATACCGACCTCTCGTGGATGGCGGAGCACGCTGAAGGTTTCGAGGTGAAGCTGACGCCCCGCGACGAACTAGCCATGCTGGCGGTTCAGGGTCCCCAGGCGGTTGGTCGTCTGATGCAGGTCCTGCCTCCGGAGATTTGTTCCCGTGCGTCCGAGTTGGAGCCATTTTTTTCGCTGGAAGCGGATGATCTGTTTATCAGTCGAACGGGCTACACCGGTGAAGACGGTTTTGAGATTATTCTGCCTGCCGACGGATCCAAGGCGCTATGGGAGCGGCTTCTCTCAGCCGGTTATGCGCCATGTGGTTTGGGCGCGCGCGACACGCTTCGGCTGGAAGCAGGAATGAATCTGTATGGCTGCGACATGGATCAGAAAACCACGCCGTTGGAGTCCGGTTTGGCCTGGACCATCGCCTGGGATCCGGAAACACGCGATTTCATCGGTCGCAGCGCATTGGAACGCAGCGCGCGTACGCTTAAACAAGTGGGTTTGATTTTGGAAGGACGAGGCGTGCTCCGCAGCCATCAACGGGTGGTCGTTCCCGACATCGGTGATGGTGAAATCACCAGCGGTACCTACTCGCCGACCCTTAAGCGCGCGATCGCCCTCGCCCGCGTTCCGGTGGAGACCGGCCACCGATGTTTGGTCGAGATGCGTGGAAAATTGTTGCCGGCGAGGGTTGTTAAACCTCCCTTTGTACGTCATGGCAAAATTCGAGTTGCCTGGGATTCTTAA
- the gcvH gene encoding glycine cleavage system protein GcvH — protein sequence MSLIPDNLKYAASHEWARLDGDGTVVIGITDHAQDALGDLVFVELPEVGRDVSAGEACAVVESVKAASDIYAPIAGKVHAVNEALVDNPELVNEDCYERGWIFRISPANVESLSGLLDAAGYRDTLAAGSD from the coding sequence ATGAGCCTCATTCCAGATAATCTCAAATATGCGGCGAGCCACGAATGGGCCCGTTTGGATGGCGATGGAACCGTGGTGATCGGAATCACGGACCATGCCCAGGACGCGTTGGGTGATCTCGTCTTTGTAGAACTGCCCGAGGTGGGCCGCGATGTCAGCGCAGGAGAGGCTTGCGCAGTGGTCGAATCGGTCAAGGCGGCGTCGGATATTTACGCGCCCATCGCAGGTAAAGTTCACGCCGTTAATGAAGCCTTGGTGGATAATCCGGAACTGGTGAACGAGGATTGCTACGAGCGCGGTTGGATTTTTCGGATCTCGCCTGCCAACGTGGAATCTTTGTCCGGCTTGTTGGATGCCGCAGGCTATCGTGACACGTTGGCTGCCGGGAGCGATTAG
- the gcvPA gene encoding aminomethyl-transferring glycine dehydrogenase subunit GcvPA — MPFIPHTQSDIQEMLAQIGVSDIEALFDEIPGNLRVGDLNNIPPGLLEMQVTRLMHARAAQDTPGICFIGAGAYDHHVPAAVWQIATRGEFYSAYTPYQAEASQGTLQVIFEYQSMMTALLAMDVSNASLYDGASALAEAVLMAVRAHRLKDARVLVPTSVHPYYRQVVQTIVTPQGIEVVEIEVDRETGRLLPGELSEYDSEDIAALVIPQPNFFGVLEDVDALTDWVHERRGLAIALVNPLACSVLKPPGEWGRGKAGADIACGDGQPLGVPMAGGGPYYGFLCCTQSLVRQMPGRIVGRTVDRDGRTGYTLTLQPREQHIRRSKATSNICTNQGLIVTASTIHMALMGADGLAGVASACHANSRDLRTRLTALSGVESVFDTPFFHEFVLRLDRPVEPVIRAMADQGILAGFALGGDYPWLTNALLVCATEQRTAGDMEQYADALQHVLAAG; from the coding sequence ATGCCATTTATTCCCCACACACAATCCGACATACAAGAGATGCTCGCACAGATCGGGGTATCGGATATCGAAGCGCTCTTCGATGAGATACCCGGGAATCTTCGGGTCGGCGATTTGAATAACATCCCGCCCGGCTTGCTGGAAATGCAGGTGACGCGGTTGATGCATGCTCGCGCCGCACAGGACACCCCCGGAATTTGCTTCATCGGTGCCGGTGCCTACGATCATCACGTACCCGCCGCCGTGTGGCAAATCGCGACGCGCGGTGAGTTTTACAGTGCTTACACGCCCTATCAAGCGGAAGCCAGTCAGGGCACGTTGCAGGTCATCTTTGAATATCAGTCGATGATGACGGCGCTGTTGGCCATGGATGTGTCCAACGCGTCGCTTTACGACGGTGCCTCTGCACTGGCCGAAGCCGTGCTGATGGCGGTTCGGGCGCATCGTCTTAAAGACGCCCGTGTGTTGGTCCCAACCAGCGTTCATCCCTACTATCGGCAGGTCGTGCAGACGATCGTCACGCCACAAGGGATTGAAGTCGTCGAAATCGAAGTCGATCGCGAAACCGGTCGTCTGCTGCCTGGCGAATTATCGGAATACGATAGCGAAGACATCGCGGCATTGGTGATTCCTCAGCCCAACTTTTTTGGTGTGCTCGAGGACGTGGATGCGCTGACCGATTGGGTGCACGAGCGCCGCGGCTTGGCCATCGCCCTGGTGAATCCATTAGCCTGTTCGGTGCTCAAGCCGCCGGGCGAGTGGGGAAGGGGCAAAGCGGGTGCCGATATTGCCTGCGGCGACGGTCAACCCCTCGGGGTGCCGATGGCTGGCGGCGGGCCCTACTACGGCTTTTTGTGTTGTACACAATCTTTGGTGCGGCAAATGCCGGGTCGTATCGTAGGGCGAACGGTTGATCGAGACGGTCGCACTGGCTATACGCTGACGTTGCAACCCCGTGAACAACACATCCGCCGCTCCAAAGCCACCTCCAATATTTGTACCAATCAAGGTCTGATCGTAACGGCCTCGACCATTCATATGGCGCTGATGGGTGCCGACGGTTTGGCCGGAGTCGCCAGCGCGTGCCATGCCAATAGCCGGGATTTGCGAACACGCTTGACTGCTCTGTCCGGTGTGGAGAGCGTGTTTGACACGCCGTTTTTCCATGAATTTGTCTTGCGTTTGGATAGGCCGGTGGAGCCGGTGATCCGCGCCATGGCGGACCAGGGCATTCTGGCAGGCTTCGCCTTGGGGGGGGATTACCCGTGGTTAACCAATGCACTGTTGGTTTGCGCGACGGAACAACGAACCGCAGGGGACATGGAACAGTACGCGGATGCGTTGCAGCACGTATTGGCAGCCGGCTGA